The sequence below is a genomic window from Haemophilus pittmaniae.
TCATGCAAACTCAATTTTCGCTCTATCTAATTTACTCGCATTTTGTAAATCATTGATACTTTTCTTATGACCTAGATTACCTATCCCCATATCTAATACTGATGGTATTCGTTCTATTAAAACTACATATTCTTTAAGTAACGGAAAAGCTTATTAACTTTATTGAAAGAAATAATAAAATAGAGACATAACGCAACAATAATTTGATCTTTTGTCCAATCGCTTATTCGCAGTCATCCTATTCTAAGTATCTTAAAAAAAACAGCTAACTTATTTTCATAAATTAGCTGTTTATATTTATTTAAAACTACAACGCTTCAATCGCTTTATACTGCTCTTGGATTTTTTCTAATCCAGATTGGTATTCCGCTTGTTTTTCGCGTTCTTTCGCAATCACTACTTCTGGTGCTTTAGCCACGAAAGCTTCATTGCTGAGTTTATTTTCGATGCGCTTAACCTCATTTTGATATTTTTCAATCTCTTTGGTTAAACGGGCAAGCTCTGCTTCTTTATTGATAAAGCCAGCCATTGGCACGAGCAATTCAGCATTGCCGACGAGTTTTGCTACCGCAAGTGGTGCTGTTTCGTTTGCAGCTAACACTTGAACGTTGTCTAACTTCGCCATGGCTTTTAAAAGAGCGGTCTGTTTTTCGAGAATTTTTGCATTTTCTACGCTTAAATTACGGAATAACAGATCTAAGCCTTTGCTTGGTGCGATATTGCTTTCTGCACGAATATTACGTACTGCAACAATCACTTCTTTTAACCACTCAATTTCAGCTTCTGCTTCTGGATCAAAGCCGTTTTCTTCCACCTGTGGGAAAGGCTGTAACATAATACTGTCAGCCGTAATGCCGACGAAACCTTTCACTTTTTGCCAAATTTCTTCGGTAATAAATGGAATCAGTGGATGTGCTAAACGTAATAATTTTTCTAGCACATGAACCAAAGTTTGGCTTGCCGCACGAATTTGTGCTGCATTACCGTTTGCAAATACTGGTTTAGTCAATTCTAAATACCAGTCGCAGAATTGGTTCCAGGTAAATTCATAAATTGCGTTAGCACAAAGATCGAAACGATATTGGCTTAATGAGTTACGGAAAGTTTCCACTGTGCGGTTGAATTCTGATTGAATCCAACGATCTGCCAATGAGAACTCGATCTCACCTTCGCTTAAATCTAATTTGTCATTCGTTAAGACGAAACGGCTTGCATTCCATAATTTATTACAGAAGTTACGGTAGCCTTCTAAACGTTTCATATCCCAGTTGATATCACGACCGTTTGAAGCCAACGCAGCTAATGTGAAACGCAATGCGTCTGTGCCGTGAGCCGCAATCCCTTCTGCAAACTCTTTGCGAGTCGCTTTAGCAATTTTTTCTGCTAATTGTGGCTGCATCATGTTGCCTGTGCGTTTTTCAAGTAAATCTTCAAGGCTAATGCCGTCAATCATATCGATTGGGTCAAGTACGTTACCTTTCGATTTCGACATTTTTTGACCTTGCTCATCACGGATTAAGCCTGTTACGTACACGGTTTTGAATGGTACTTGCGGTTTGCCGTTTTCATCTTTCACGAAGTGCATCGTGAACATAATCATACGCGCAACCCAGAAGAAGATGATGTCAAAGCCAGTGATTAACACATCTGTCGGGTGGAACATTTTGAGTTCTTTAGTTTGCTCTGGCCAACCTAAAGTAGAGAACGTCCATAAGCCTGATGAGAACCATGTGTCTAATACGTCTTCATCTTGTTTGAGTTCAACCGTAGAATCTAAGCTGTATTTTGACCGCACTTCTTCTTCGTTACGTGCAACATACACATTACCTTCTGCGTCATACCACGCAGGAATACGGTGTCCCCACCAAAGTTGGCGAGAGATACACCAATCTTGAATATCACGCATCCAAGAGAAGTAAAGGTTTTCATATTGTTTCGGAACAAATTGGATTTCGCCGTCTTCCACCGCTTTAATCGCCACATCAGCAAGCGGTTTCACACTCACATACCATTGGTCGGTTAGCATCGGCTCAATCGGCACGCCACCACGGTCACCATAAGGCACTTTCAAATCGTGCGGTTTGATTTCGTCTAATAAACCCAGCGCTTCAAAATCTGCCACGATTTTCTTACGTGCAGCGAAACGCTCTAAGCCGTGGTAATCAGCTGGGATAGTCGCTTCATAGCCTGCAAGCGGTTTACCGTCAGTACCGATAATTTCCGCTTCATCACGGATATCTGCATTTAAAGTTAACACGTTAACCATCGGTAAGCTGTGACGTTTACCCACTTCGTAGTCGTTGAAGTCATGCGCTGGAGTGATTTTCACTACACCAGTACCGAATTCACGATCGACGTATTCATCCGCAATAATCGGAATTTCGCGATTAGCCAATGGCAGAACCACTGTTTTACCGATTAAAGATTGATAACGTTCATCTTCAGGATGCACCGCCACCGCCGTATCACCCAACATGGTTTCCGGACGCGTGGTGGCAACCACTAAATAATCTTTACCATCTGCCGTTTTTGCACCGTTAGCTAACGGATAGCGGAAATGCCAAAGAGAACCTTTGCTCTCTTTGTTTTCTACTTCTAAATCAGAAATCGCGGTATGAAGTTTTGGATCCCAGTTTACCAAGCGTTTGCCACGGTAAATCAAACCTTCTTCGTGCAAACGCACAAACACTTCTTTTACCGCGTTAGATAAACCGTCATCCATGGTAAAACGCTCACGTTCCCAGTCGATTGAGTTACCTAAACGGCGCATTTGTTGGCTAATTGTGCCACCAGAATAGGCTTTCCAATCCCAAATTTTGTTGATAAACGCTTCACGACCATAATCGTGGCGGGTTTTGCCTTCTTCAGCCGCAATTTTACGCTCAACCACCATTTGAGTAGCGATACCCGCGTGGTCTGTTCCCGCTTGCCATAAGGTGTTATGCCCTTCCATACGGTTAAAACGGATTAAGGTATCCATTAAGGTTTGTTGGAAAGCATGCCCCATGTGTAGGGAACCTGTGACGTTCGGCGGCGGAATCGCAATACAATAGCTCGGCGCATTTTCATTTTCAGACGGTTTAAAATAACCGCTCTCTTCCCAATGTTGATAAAGGGCTTGTTCTACCGCAGACGGATTAAAACGGTCTGCCATTTCAAATTTTTGTGTCATTGTTTTCTCTATTTTGTTAATTTCGAACCTAAATTTTTTAAATTATCCGCTATTTCATCAGACTTAACGAAAGCTGAATCTAAATATCGCTCCTTCATGATCTTCATTAAATCATAAATACTAATTTCTTTGATTAAAATATCTGGAGACTGTTTATCTTCTATTAGTCTCGTTTCCCCTTTAGTTATGATCCAAATTTGTTTATCTGCATTGTCATTGAATGAAATAGTTTGCTTTACTATTTTTCCGCTATATGTAGAACCAAAATTATAATTAATATTTGTAGAACTTCTTATTATTTGAGCCTCATAATTATTAATTTGAGTCATTTTTTCTTGTTCCCACATAGATGTAGGTTTTAAAGTACAATCATAAATAACTTCTAATCTATGTCCATTTGTTGATACACTTGATACTTTAAATATACCATCGGCTCTTCCCCCTGAATTATTTCTTGGGACAGCATAAATCTCTGGAATTCCTAGAGATTTTAATATAAAGAAGGTAAAATCTTCGAAATCAGATCCTCTATAAATTTTTTCTAAACTTGATTCTAAATTAGTAAAAAATACCTCTGTTAGTATTTTTGTGTCTAATTCTTCTTTTATAAAATTATCTTTAATCTCGTTTTTTTTAATCAATTTTAATTCGTTAGCAAAGCATTTATCATTAACAAATTTAGGAATAAAACTAACAGAATCTCCTTCTTTTAATCCGTTAACTTCATCTGCTAATAATGAATGTTTATACGAATCTTTCTTACAAAAGAAATCATTTTCTTGTTTCTCATTAACTTTATTAATTATAAAATCACCATTGTCTAGTATCTTCTTTATAGTTGATTCTAAGCGTTTCTCAGCAAGTTCTATATTATTAGCAAAAGCTCCTTTTTCTGTAATATTAGGGATAAATCTAACTAATGAGCCTTCTGCTAAAGATTTTATTTCTTTCTCAGGTAGAGTTTCCGCATAAGAGGATTTTTTGCATAAAAAATCCCTTGATTGATTCTTATCTATTTTGTTAATAATAAGATCACCATTATCAAGAACTTGTTTTATTGTTGATTCAATTTTATTCATAACATATCCTTTCATCATGCCAAATTAAATTTGATTACATAAAATAGACTCTCATTCGGATAAATTACTTTAATCAGTTCTCGCAATTCTACTAACCCCATATTCTCCTGCTTCGCCTGCTGATCCGTCAGTTCATCAAGAGTAATCGGCGACACACTTAACACTTCAATCGTGCAGAAATATTGATTATCTTCAAACCGCCCCACTCGCAAAATATCACCTGCTTTAAAATGGCTTTCGGATTTATCCCGAATGGTAATCGTTTTACGCCCAGCGAGAATATCGGTTTCGAAGCGTTGATAAAAGGTGATGTCGTTCATTGGCTTATTCATTTACACGTAAATCATCGCGTAAACGTTGCATTTCTAAAAATAAGCGACGTTCTTCTTGGCGGCAAAAACTATATTCACCTAATTTAGCATAATCTTCAGTACAGCGAATTTGCTCGTATTGTTTTTCAACTTCTGTTAGTAAGGCGAGTTGTTGCTGATAATAGGCACTACGTTTTTTAGTTTTACTTTGGCTTTTATTTGAAAGGGCTGAGGTTGTTGAAGATGCTGCCTTTTGTTCTTTAGTTGCTTCAGCATTTTTTTCAACGGCTTCAGCTGGCGTGGCTAAGGCTGCTTTAATGCTCTTATTTTCTACCTGAGGTGCTTCTGATTGTTGTTCCATCTTATTTGCGGTTAGCGAGGTTTGTTCTGCTTGTGTTTTTGCCTCTTGTTTTGAGGTTTCTTCCTGTTGTTGAGATGCAGTTTCCGTCACTGAAGCTACCGTAGGTGCAGCATTTTCATTTTTAGCTGGAGTTTTTTCATTATTATCGCAACCGGCCAATAACAAAACAGCACTAAAAGAGATAATGCTAATTGTGTTTTTAAAATTCATTTGAGACTCCAATGTGAGATTATATGTAATTTACTGATTTTCAGTTGAAAGTTGCCAACCTTGTTGACGTAGCATCTTATAACGCTCTCTCGCCTGTGCTTTTTGTTCTTCCTGCTGTGGCACAAAGTCAATCAATTGCGTGAAACTATTGCTAAACTCAG
It includes:
- the valS gene encoding valine--tRNA ligase; the protein is MTQKFEMADRFNPSAVEQALYQHWEESGYFKPSENENAPSYCIAIPPPNVTGSLHMGHAFQQTLMDTLIRFNRMEGHNTLWQAGTDHAGIATQMVVERKIAAEEGKTRHDYGREAFINKIWDWKAYSGGTISQQMRRLGNSIDWERERFTMDDGLSNAVKEVFVRLHEEGLIYRGKRLVNWDPKLHTAISDLEVENKESKGSLWHFRYPLANGAKTADGKDYLVVATTRPETMLGDTAVAVHPEDERYQSLIGKTVVLPLANREIPIIADEYVDREFGTGVVKITPAHDFNDYEVGKRHSLPMVNVLTLNADIRDEAEIIGTDGKPLAGYEATIPADYHGLERFAARKKIVADFEALGLLDEIKPHDLKVPYGDRGGVPIEPMLTDQWYVSVKPLADVAIKAVEDGEIQFVPKQYENLYFSWMRDIQDWCISRQLWWGHRIPAWYDAEGNVYVARNEEEVRSKYSLDSTVELKQDEDVLDTWFSSGLWTFSTLGWPEQTKELKMFHPTDVLITGFDIIFFWVARMIMFTMHFVKDENGKPQVPFKTVYVTGLIRDEQGQKMSKSKGNVLDPIDMIDGISLEDLLEKRTGNMMQPQLAEKIAKATRKEFAEGIAAHGTDALRFTLAALASNGRDINWDMKRLEGYRNFCNKLWNASRFVLTNDKLDLSEGEIEFSLADRWIQSEFNRTVETFRNSLSQYRFDLCANAIYEFTWNQFCDWYLELTKPVFANGNAAQIRAASQTLVHVLEKLLRLAHPLIPFITEEIWQKVKGFVGITADSIMLQPFPQVEENGFDPEAEAEIEWLKEVIVAVRNIRAESNIAPSKGLDLLFRNLSVENAKILEKQTALLKAMAKLDNVQVLAANETAPLAVAKLVGNAELLVPMAGFINKEAELARLTKEIEKYQNEVKRIENKLSNEAFVAKAPEVVIAKEREKQAEYQSGLEKIQEQYKAIEAL
- the yqfB gene encoding N(4)-acetylcytidine aminohydrolase, which encodes MNDITFYQRFETDILAGRKTITIRDKSESHFKAGDILRVGRFEDNQYFCTIEVLSVSPITLDELTDQQAKQENMGLVELRELIKVIYPNESLFYVIKFNLA